CCATCTCAAGAATGGTGACAATAAGCCCACCATCGCTAATGTCATGACCAGCAGAAATCAGACGTTCGCTGAGCAATTCTTGAACAACCTCAAAGACCTTTTTCAAGTAAGGGACATCTTCTATGTCTGGGCAGTCATTTCCAATTTGATCAAACGCTTGTGCGAGAGCAGAACAACCAAGTCGCCGCTTTCCTTTAGCCAGGTCAACATGCAACAGAaccccgtccttcacaagctttaGATCTGGAGTAACCGTTAAGGTTATATCAGGACATGTCACATAAGCACTGATAACAAGATTTCCTGGAGCTTTGACTAGCTCGCCATCACATTGAGCTGCCATAGAAAGACTATCCTTTCCTCCATCAATTGCAATACCAAGTTGAATCATGCAGTCAGCCATTGCGACAGCAGCATCATACATATCTGCTCCCTCTCCATCAATCTTTGCAGCGTACATCCAATTGCCACTTGCTTTGACGTCAGCAAGAGATGTAACTTTAGCCCAAACCAGATTGGTCAATGCCTCCCCAACAGCAAGCCTTGCCATAGCCTCAGGATTAAGTAAACCCTTTATTGGTTGTTCTCCAATGGCACAAGCACCACCAGTCAGATCTGTGTATGTCTGTGCAACTACAGCAACATCAGCAAGTGGAAGTTGCAGAGGGCCAACCGTCTGCTGTTGTGCCACAAGACCTGTCACACATCTGTCAACCTTAGTGGTCAAGAAACGCTTTGAACATACTGAGGGAAGCTTCAATACTCGCTTAAGAACATCCATCAGTGTAATCTCGGGTGCTATGTCTAAGGGCTCACTCGATCGAGGAACTCGCTTGAAATCAAAGGTCTTCTGAGGCATATCTCCTAAAACCTTTTCAAGCTCAAGATCAACAGCAGGCGGTGGAGGAGGAAGGCCACTCAACATTGCATGCTCCACAGCAGCACTGTCAATTAAAACAATCTTTCCACTACCATCAATTTCACCAAGGACAGCCATTGAAACTCTCTCTCTATCACAAAGTGACTGCAACAGGTTTCTGCTCTCAGGCTTCACCAATAATGCATCTTGTTCCTGGTATTCAGCACCCCAGATCTCCAACACAGACAATGTGTGATCACCAACAACAATTGAGCGGATATCAATTTCAGCACCCTTAGGATAGATTATTTCTTTCACGACATTGCAGTTTCCTCCAGCTCCCTGATCATGAATGCTGATGATTGGATTCTTCTCTCCCATTTCCACACATGCCCTGATCACGCGATATAATTTCTGTGCCATCTCAGCATCTCCCCGCTGCACTGCGTTAAAATCGAGCTCTGCATCATTCTGTCCACTAACCATACTTGAGGCAGCACCACCACCCATACCAATTCTGTATGCTGGACCACCAATCTTCACAACTAGCATGCCAATTTCTGGATCCCCTTTCGATATGTGTGCATGGTCAATCTGCCCAATTGCCCCACTGAACATTATAGGCTTCAGCCATTCACGGCGCTCCCCGTTTGGCAACCTAGAACCAAAATTTCTTGTAAATCCCTGAATTAAAGGCTCGCCAAACTTGTTCCCATAGTCAGAAGCACCGTCGCTAGCATCAATAAGAATCTGCAATGGAGAAGCTAAGTTTGATGGGTATGAAAAAGATGAATCCTCCCAAGGTGCATATGATTCTTCAATTTGAAGGTTTCCAACACAATAACCAGCAGTTGAAGCAACAACAAATGAGCCCTTTCCAGTGGCATGTGTGTCCCTTATGCGGCCACCTGCACCTGTTTCAGCTCCTGGGTAGGGTGCCACAGCACATGGAAAATTATGGGTTTCTGCTGTGAACAGAATGCCTAGTTCACGCATCATCAGGGATAGCGGTGAAGTGGAACCTGGTAGTGCTGGGCGTAGGTGATTTACAAGAGTCCCTTTTATTGCACTCGAGTTATCCTTGAACCCAATAATAGAATTATTAGGGTTAGCCTTCAAGGGACTCTTTACTAACTGAAACAAAGTACTTGGCATGGTCTCTCCATCTATCTCAAGCTTTCCATTAAAAAACCAATGTCTGCTGTGCTCACTGTTTGATTGCGCTATGTCAAAAAGTTCTACTGTAGTTGGATTGCGCTTGATGTCATCTCTGAATAGGTGAGTATAGTACTTGATATCTTGTTCATCAAAAGCAAGACCCATTTTAAGATTTATTTCCTCCAGTGCTTCCCTTCCCTTTTCCATGACTGGTATAACACTGACAGGTTCTGGAACTACATCTGACCGAAATGATGTGAGCTTGCTAGGATAAACACACTCTGTCATCCTGTCATGAATCAAAGCAGCAAAGTTGTTGAGTTGGCTTTCATCAAGTGGGTCACTACCAGGCTGAAGGCACAAAAGATATCTTCTAGACCTCTCCAGGCGAGTTACTTCCATTAATGATAGAGCTTTACAAATCGAGACAGCATTGGTTGAGAAAGCTGTCGAAAATGTCATCCGAGGACCAACCTCAACAAGGAAGCAGTAAGGGCTCCTAGAAACTTCCTCCTCCAGAAAGCTCCCTGTTTGTAAGTTGTCAGGTTCATAAGTTTCTGCTAGGAGCCACTGAAGTGTTGCGAGCTTCGTAGAACCTAGTGCATCCTCCAACTCAACATTGAAGCATTGCTCAGTCTTTATATCAATAATATTAGAAGAAACCTTTGCCTGCACTTTCCTGAGTAACTCCTTGGCCTCACTCTCTTGAAGAAATGGTTTGCGATAAAAGTGAATAATCCTTGAAACTAATTCCATGTCATCAATAGATGCCTCTATCAATGGACTACTAACTCCCCTGGATACTGCAGCAGTGAGAGCAGGCATTGGTCGGATATTTGGAACAGTAGCCCTTTGATTAGGTAAACGGCAAAGATGACGTAGGTCCAGGCAATGTCGAACTACTCGTGACCTTCTCAAAGGAGTGTGTCTTGTGGATATAAAACTACTCCTTTGTTTTCCCTGTGACAAAAAGAGAAGTGCATGATAATGGTTACATGCCGAAAGGAGAAGCATATTTAGTTGATAGTTCAACAAGGTGTATACCATATTACTAGGAAAGCCTTGAAGACGTAGCATATTGCTTGCTGTCATTTCAGCATGAGATGCCATATTCACGATACTCCAAGAACCTGTGAACCACAGAATAGGAAATCAGGCACTGAACCAATGAGCATAGCTAAAGTTTAATCTACAATATTAAAAACTACAAAGTTGGTTTGTGTCATTAGCAAATGTTGAATCCAGGAACTCATTTCATTATACTTTTACGATGTAAGCAAAAAGATAAATGCACACACAGACACACTTCAAGACAAAGGTCAATGTGTTAGTTCATTGTTCTGGATTGCAGATCACGTTGAATGAAAATACAGAGTGGACATGAAACCCCTTAAAGTGTGCACCCACAAACAAACAACTAGCTTATTTCATccaaattttcatgaatttttaGTAGTTCCAGCGTTCACATACTCACATAGACAACGGTTAGTTCGCTGAATCAGAGAGCTCTCTTGTATGAAATGAATAAACTGGGATAAAACCATAAGATGGTCTATCAGATGCAAGATACTTCAACTGTTTTTTGCTAGGAAGCACCGATATGGATATGGGGACACGGGATACGGCGATTTCTAAAAACAACCATTCGACGAGTATatataaataattaaaaaaatgcCATGTTATGAAGACAATGAATTGAATGTGTTAGGCGATATCAAAATACAACCCCATTTGTTATATCCATGCCTATTTTCATCAAGTCCCCATCTCCTCAGTGAATGAATGATCGTCAATTTACTCAATCCTCGATGACTGAATGGTCGTCAATCTACTCAATCCTCGTGGTACTTGCACAAAGCACTGGCCAGCGCCCAGCAGCAGCCAGGAAgcacgcacacaagtacacaacgaGCACGCACAGAGACATAGCAAGCACGCACGCAAGCGGCGACAAGCACACAAACAGCACGCACGCATTGCGGCACCAACAAGGCAGCAAGCAAGCAAGTGCGGGAGGACCGGACACCACCGGAGAAGAGCAGGGATTAGGGAGGGGAGGGTTTACCTCGCTGGCGACGgctgacgggcggcggcggcggcagagaagactcgcggcggcagcggcggcagagaagactcgcggcggcagcggcggcggcgcgctcgtGCGGTCGCCCGCGAATATTCTGTCCAGTTTGCTGCCCGaacgttttttcttttctttttagggCTTGCCCGAACGAATTGAGTGCGTTGGCTGTTTAGGGTTTACGGATGGGCTTGAACTGGGCTTCCCGTGTCCCCAAGTTGGTCGTCTCGTTTTGCAGCCCAAAACACCTGTAAAACACTGTATCACTAGTAGAATGCCTGATGCTAAAAAAAACTAGTGAAATgctcgtgcgttgctacgggctgcTAGAGGCAACAATGCATGTAAATGAATCAAAGAAATAATTAAAGTCGTATTCAAAGTTAAAGCTTATTTTTTCCTCATATGTCCGGATGTGTTCGGACATCAAACACGCAACTACAACCGTCTTGATAGTCCGGATTCCCCAAATCCGGCCCATATGTGAAAAAGAAATGTTGCTATCCGGACTATTCGTGATATTATCTCCAACACACGCTCCCAACGCAAAACCCCACCACCACGACACACCCTCTCCTTTTCTCCCTTCCCGTTCGGTTTACCGCTGTAGTAGGAGGTGCCCGTCCCACTTTCACCATGACACCCTCTCTCCTCCACACCATACTTCCTCACGGACCGTCAAGGAGGAGTCATCTGTAATGCTTGGCCCGCTCTCTGCCATGATCCCCTCCCTCGTGTTCATGTCATTCCACCACAACCATCAAGGGGGAGGAGGTATGCGCCGCCTGTGGCGCCCCCAGAGCCAAGAAGGCAGATCCGTATCTGAACATACCAACCCCAACCTCCATCCCGCTCACTCTCAACCCTCACTCTTATCACAAAATCCATCAACTTGTGTTTTAAATGATCTAGTGATCGACGACGTCGTGGCCGACCAGCAGCAAGGGATAAGGGTGGCAACCGCCTTCCCATCTTGGTGCTAGTACCTCCTAGTTCTATACTTGACCCACCCTTCATCCCGGCCTCTACCACGACAgcaccatacactacaaaaaaagtacacttccgtgatgatacatgtttgtcacagtaggtcacgttttctgtcatgcatgtacatccatgacgattttatgacaaaatcaagatagtcatacctgtgctgtcgtagaagtgttccatgacattaccaaaattatcatcacggaagtgtccacttccatgacgataaatcacgcgtcatagaagtgatttcgtcaagggtgaccgacacgtggcatccaccgtaacgggtcgccgttaagctattgagtccggttttggatccgataacccgttaacagcccggaccaatgaggatttcccacgtgtaaaattctcattggccggaggaaacacgtgttggctcaccgttgggacagatgtcatccattcattggacaggaggcgcctatgataggtcgacacgtggcacggcccaacagaggcccattctggtgaaaaggccggcccgtttgatttGGTCAAAAGGAAACGGGTCGGCCCAAGGAAAGCCTGTTAAtgacatgttcgtatatagcccatttatggcccgctaactcatggcccgttacggcctatcggaattaagcccagtagcttcatctcggccgtccaatatgattccagcccgttgtaacttccggcccatgtatggccatgatgtcttttggcccatagaGGCCATATTTAACTcgtgg
This DNA window, taken from Triticum aestivum cultivar Chinese Spring chromosome 1D, IWGSC CS RefSeq v2.1, whole genome shotgun sequence, encodes the following:
- the LOC123182810 gene encoding probable phosphoribosylformylglycinamidine synthase, chloroplastic/mitochondrial — its product is MASHAEMTASNMLRLQGFPSNMGKQRSSFISTRHTPLRRSRVVRHCLDLRHLCRLPNQRATVPNIRPMPALTAAVSRGVSSPLIEASIDDMELVSRIIHFYRKPFLQESEAKELLRKVQAKVSSNIIDIKTEQCFNVELEDALGSTKLATLQWLLAETYEPDNLQTGSFLEEEVSRSPYCFLVEVGPRMTFSTAFSTNAVSICKALSLMEVTRLERSRRYLLCLQPGSDPLDESQLNNFAALIHDRMTECVYPSKLTSFRSDVVPEPVSVIPVMEKGREALEEINLKMGLAFDEQDIKYYTHLFRDDIKRNPTTVELFDIAQSNSEHSRHWFFNGKLEIDGETMPSTLFQLVKSPLKANPNNSIIGFKDNSSAIKGTLVNHLRPALPGSTSPLSLMMRELGILFTAETHNFPCAVAPYPGAETGAGGRIRDTHATGKGSFVVASTAGYCVGNLQIEESYAPWEDSSFSYPSNLASPLQILIDASDGASDYGNKFGEPLIQGFTRNFGSRLPNGERREWLKPIMFSGAIGQIDHAHISKGDPEIGMLVVKIGGPAYRIGMGGGAASSMVSGQNDAELDFNAVQRGDAEMAQKLYRVIRACVEMGEKNPIISIHDQGAGGNCNVVKEIIYPKGAEIDIRSIVVGDHTLSVLEIWGAEYQEQDALLVKPESRNLLQSLCDRERVSMAVLGEIDGSGKIVLIDSAAVEHAMLSGLPPPPPAVDLELEKVLGDMPQKTFDFKRVPRSSEPLDIAPEITLMDVLKRVLKLPSVCSKRFLTTKVDRCVTGLVAQQQTVGPLQLPLADVAVVAQTYTDLTGGACAIGEQPIKGLLNPEAMARLAVGEALTNLVWAKVTSLADVKASGNWMYAAKIDGEGADMYDAAVAMADCMIQLGIAIDGGKDSLSMAAQCDGELVKAPGNLVISAYVTCPDITLTVTPDLKLVKDGVLLHVDLAKGKRRLGCSALAQAFDQIGNDCPDIEDVPYLKKVFEVVQELLSERLISAGHDISDGGLIVTILEMAFAGNCGVNLNIELKDNDLLQTLFAEELGLVIEVHLDDLDVVKQKLHAAGVSANVIGEVTAAPEIELLVDGEVCLKERTSDLRDLWEETSFQLEELQRLKSCVKLEKEGLKSRTSPSWHLSFTPKFTDKKLLSASSKPKVAIIREEGSNSDREMSAAFHAAGFEPWDITMSDLLNQKASLTEFRGIAFVGGFSYADVLDSAKGWAASIRFNQPLIQQFQEFYNRPDTFSLGVCNGCQLMALLGWVPGPDIGGSLGAGGDMSQPRFTHNESGRFECRFISVAIGDSPSIMFKGMEGSTLGIWSAHGEGRAFFPDENVLSDVVNSNLAPLRYCDDANNVTEVYPFNPNGSPLGIAALCSPNGRHLALMPHPERSFMMWQYPWYPKEWQVEKGGPSPWLRMFQNAREWCS